One segment of Macrotis lagotis isolate mMagLag1 chromosome 1, bilby.v1.9.chrom.fasta, whole genome shotgun sequence DNA contains the following:
- the NOVA2 gene encoding RNA-binding protein Nova-2, with protein sequence MEPEAPDSRKRPLETPPEVVSTKRSNTGEEGEYFLKVLIPSYAAGSIIGKGGQTIVQLQKETGATIKLSKSKDFYPGTTERVCLVQGTAEALNAVHSFIAEKVREIPQAMAKPEVASILQPQTTMNPDRAKQAKLIVPNSTAGLIIGKGGATVKAVMEQSGAWVQLSQKPEGINLQERVVTVSGEPEQVHKAVAAIVQKVQEDPQSSSCLNISYANVAGPVANSNPTGSPYASPADVLPAAAAAASAAAAASGLLGPAGLAGVGAFPAALPAFSGTDLLAISTALNTLASYGYSANSLGLGLGSAAASGVLAAVAAGANPAAAAAANLLASYAGEAAAGPAAGAAPPPPPPPPGALGSFALAAAANGYLGAAGGGGGGGGGAGAGGFLAAEKLAAESAKELVEIAVPENLVGAILGKGGKTLVEYQELTGARIQISKKGEFLPGTRNRRVTITGSPAATQAAQYLISQRVTYEQGVRATNPQKVG encoded by the exons ATGGAGCCCGAGGCCCCCGACTCCCGCAAGCGGCCCCTGGAGACGCCCCCCGAGGTCGTCAGCACCAAACGCAGCAACACGGGAG AGGAGGGTGAATATTTCCTAAAGGTGCTCATTCCCAGCTATGCTGCGGGTTCCATCATTGGCAAAGGCGGCCAAACCATCGTGCAGCTGCAGAAGGAGACTGGGGCCACCATCAAACTCTCAAAATCCAAGGACTTCTACCCTG GGACCACTGAGAGGGTGTGCCTGGTGCAAGGGACTGCAGAAGCTCTGAATGCTGTTCACAGCTTCATCGCAGAGAAGGTTCGAGAAATCCCACAGGCAATGGCCAAGCCTGAGGTGGCCAGCATCCTGCAGCCACAGACTACTATGAATCCTGACAGGGCCAAGCAG GCTAAGCTGATAGTCCCCAACAGCACAGCCGGCCTGATCATTGGCAAAGGGGGTGCAACGGTGAAGGCAGTCATGGAGCAGTCGGGTGCTTGGGTCCAGCTGTCCCAGAAGCCAGAGGGCATCAACCTGCAGGAGCGAGTGGTGACGGTGAGCGGGGAGCCCGAGCAGGTGCACAAGGCTGTGGCCGCCATCGTCCAGAAGGTGCAGGAGGACCCGCAGAGCAGCAGCTGCCTGAACATCAGCTATGCCAATGTGGCGGGGCCTGTGGCCAACTCCAACCCCACGGGCTCACCCTATGCCAGCCCGGCTGATGTCCTCCCAGCAGCCGCTGCCGCAGCCTCTGCCGCCGCCGCTGCCTCTGGCCTCCTTGGCCCAGCGGGCCTGGCAGGTGTGGGTGCCTTTCCTGCTGCCCTGCCAGCCTTTTCGGGGACTGACCTTCTGGCCATCAGTACGGCCCTCAACACACTGGCCAGTTATGGCTACAGTGCCAACTCACTGGGCCTGGGCCTCGGCTCAGCCGCGGCCTCTGGGGTCCTTGCGGCTGTGGCAGCTGGGGCAAAcccagctgctgctgctgccgccaaCCTACTAGCCTCTTATGCGGGTGAGGCTGCTGCTGGGCCAGCTGCTGGTGCGGCCCCACCCCCGCCTCCCCCACCCCCTGGAGCCCTGGGTTCCTTTGCCTTGGCAGCAGCTGCCAATGGCTACCTGGGAGcagcagggggtggggggggtggggggggtggggcagGAGCCGGGGGGTTTCTGGCAGCCGAAAAACTGGCGGCAGAGAGCGCCAAGGAGCTGGTGGAAATTGCGGTGCCAGAGAACCTCGTGGGTGCCATCCTGGGCAAGGGAGGGAAGACGCTGGTAGAGTACCAGGAGCTGACAGGTGCCCGCATCCAGATCTCTAAGAAGGGGGAGTTCCTGCCTGGCACGCGGAACCGGCGGGTGACCATTACAGGCAGTCCTGCCGCCACACAGGCCGCACAGTATCTCATAAGCCAGAGGGTCACCTATGAGCAGGGGGTCCGTGCCACGAACCCCCAAAAAGTGGGATAA